One genomic segment of Ostrea edulis unplaced genomic scaffold, xbOstEdul1.1 scaffold_82, whole genome shotgun sequence includes these proteins:
- the LOC130051144 gene encoding uncharacterized protein LOC130051144: MYGTDTCIMDATYKTSKYALPLFCICVQTNVGHSMCGSFMVSTESKKAIHEGLMKFKEWNPGWAPKYFITDYDEREIQAVEEIFEECTVYLCSFHREQPWIRWLKQIAHGLGSNQDEIIELMRRIAND, translated from the exons ATGTATGGGACAGATACTTGCATCATGGATGCCACATATAAGACCTCCAAATATGCACTCCCTCTGTTCTGTATATGTGTTCAGACTAATGTTGGGCATTCCATGTGTGGTTCCTTCATGGTTTCCACAGAGAGTAAAAAAGCAATCCATGAGGGTTTGATGAAATTTAAGGAATGGAACCCAGGATGGGCTCCTAAGTATTTCATCACTGACTATGATGAAAGAGAAATTCAGGCAGTTGAGGAAATTTTTGAAG AATGTACTGTATACCTCTGCTCTTTTCATCGGGAACAACCGTGGATACGTTGGTTGAAACAAATTGCACATGGGCTTGGTTCAAATCAAGATGAGATCATTGAATT GATGAGAAGAATAGCTAATGATTGA